The genomic interval GGTAattggtttaaaaaaaaaatatttatttttttcagtttcagtataaaaaatatttcactatACAATAAAGCAGAGTGCTGGTTGGATTGaggtttttgttctttttccttcgtttggTACAGAGCAAATTGCGCGCGTTGCGTTACACTTAATAATAATCcttaattcattttcattttacaataaCGTTATctaaaacgagaaacaaaagagaaagaaaacataACTCGAGGTCTTGCCTGACTTTCGGCAAAATCTCGAGTTGTCttacgaaaaaaacgataattgTATAATGTTTCAGATCGGAGCATCGATATCAACGATCTAAGAGAGTGGAAAACAAACGATTCACATCTGTTACATGAATTACACATGCTCCGATTAAGCAACAATATAAAATCAGCGTAAAATGATTCAAGGACTCGTtatcttcgttcgttcgtgagATACCTCAAAAGTAACGCCGATAGCTGCTGCGAACGTTTATATTTTGTGGTGAATTAAACGAGAGAGGCTACGTTTAATGATGGTATCCGTAACTGCTTCCGTAACCGCCGTCGCCGTATCCGTAGCCACCGTCGGATCCATGATCGTAGGATCCGTGGTCAGTGTGAACCGGAACTGGTACGGGAACCTTGACTGGGTACGGTACGTGCTTCTCGACCGGGTAGGGCACGTGTTTTTCTACGTGAACGGGGTACGGCCTGTCGACCGGTACCTTGACTGCGTAGGGCACTGGTTTCTCAACCGGGTAGGGCACGTGCTTTTCAACCGGGTAGGGTTGGGGTACGTGAATCTTTACCGGGTAAGGTACGTGCTTCTCAACTTGGACCGGGTACGGCCTGTCGACCGGTACCTTGACTGCGTAGGGCACTGGTTTTTCAACCGGGTAGGGCACGTGCTTTTCAACGGTTACCGGGTATGGTTTTGGTACGTGAACCGGGTAGGGACGGTCAACGTGAACCTTGACTGGGTAGGGGACGAGTTTTTCGACCGGGTACGGCTGAGGTACGTGGACCGGTACCTTGACGGGGTATGGCACCTGCTTTTCGACCGGGTACGGCTGCGGTACTGGAACCTTGACTGGGTACGGGATGTGTTTTTCAACTGGGTACGGTTGGGGAACGAGAACCTTGACGGGGTATGGACGGTCGACTGGTACGTGAACTGGGTATGGTACCTTCTTTTCAACGGGGTAAGGTTGGGGGATGTGAACCGGAACCTTGACGAGAACCTTCACCGGGTATGGGACCTGTTTTTCGACCGGGTACGGCTGGGGTACCGGTACCTTGACTGGGTACGGTACCTGCTTCTCCACTGGGTAAGGGATGTGCTTTTCAACCGGGTACGGGACGGCGATCTTCTTCACGATCGTAACGGTCTTGTGGTGGTGTTCGTCGCCACCGTAACCACCTCCGTAACCACCTCCGTAACCACCCCCGTAACCTCCTCCGTAGCTGTCGCCGTAGCCTCCGCTACTGTAGCCACCGATTCCTCCGTGTCCTCCGTGTCCTCCGCCGTATCCACCATCGTGAGAAAGACTTCCGATCGAAAGTCCGCCACCGTGTCCACCTCCGATGTCGTAGCTACCGGCACCGTAGGAGTAACCATAGCCGTCGCCGAAGATACCGCGTTTCTCCTGCTTCTTTGAACTTTCCACAGATTTTGTCTCAGCCTCTTTAGCCTCCTTAGCCTCCTTAGCCTCCTCTGCGTACGCCGCTACGGCGAGACCGAGTAGCACTACGAATAGctgaaagtaatgaaaaaacaagGGTATAAtcgtgagaatttttcttGTCAAAAGATAGGAATTACTCTGAGAGATGACAATTCTTTCGAACACGAagtattctgtttttttttttcattttgtctgtttctttttttctatttattttccttattCCTCCACTATAGGGCTCGATTTCACAGCACTTGAGTTTACTTCGATCTGTTTTATACTCGATACACTTCAGAAATCCCTAATGACgattgggttttttttttttgtctcgttattaaaaattctctgaCGTACCAGGCTCTTCATATTTGCGTTCACGATGGTCTGGGTGAGTCCAGGAGTGAACTGGATGCTGATTGCCGTCGGTTCTGGGCCTTATATACGCGGCACACTTTCGCCTTCGCACGGGCCCAACCGCCTGGGCCCTACCCCCACATTTCTTTGTGCCACTGCAGACACGCCGTTGAGGTCCTGCCTCTCCCCCTTAATGCTCGTgtggtttcatttttcagtttgaTTTTTGCATTTggtttctattctttttccttccatcTAATCAATTTTGTTTGGCTCTTTTCACCGCGAAGCCGGATACGAACGTGGCAATAAAGTAGACGCAGTTAGACGAgcgccaaaaaattttacaaaccaAGTCACCGATTAGAAGCGAGAGTTCATGCAACGGCGAATAACGTGTCGCGAATTCCCACGTTTTTCGTCCGTCCAGAGTTCGAACGGTGtcgttcctcttttttcgtcaaaattttttatttttccaagcttttcaaatttccttaCGCATCGCGGTTTCGTGATACGACCGCCAAGGTTGTACGAAGTAAAAGTTTGCAATTATAATCAAGTAGGTTGACATTAGCGCCTCAAGGATTTAGGAGATGTCACTTTTCGCTGTACAAATTAATATGCACATGCTCGAACGTTAAATAACGAGGACGTAACGGTATTcgagattttcgttttttttttttttcgggttatATTTAGAAATCTCCGCTGCAGTTgtccgaaaaattatttactgcAATTGATTTATAAATGGTTATTTTTGTAACACTCCGCCttgatttatttcatcgaGTATGTGGAAGACCACGACAGCTAGATACCAACGACCTTCGCGTTATTCTCCGTTCAGCATTGGAAAGTTTTTTGTCGCATGAAACGCTCGATGATCACAAACCGGGTATAAGGTCCTTACCTGGCGCATCGTTCATTCAAATACACGTGCAGCGCGCGTTACACCTGATACGGGTTTATAGAAATGCATATGTATAAGTGTTACGTCGAATGTCATGACCGTTGCGTATCTGTCGTGAACTTTTTCTATCCGCAATTAGTTTCGAATAATGTAATCGAGCTGATACGACGATTCCAAACGGATACCCAGTATAAATTAGATATTTTATCGCCACGTGACGTAAACcagaattttcttcattacTTTGTCTTATGTGCTTTCAGAAATTTCGTGGCTGGAGTTCTTCAATTCCAACTGTATCGTGCTCTCTGTCAAGCCGCCGGACAAAGATTTCCCGGTGACAGCAGAAGGCCTCTGCATCGCTGCGACTTTTACAGAAGTCCCGCTGCCGGTGGAATTTTGGGGTGAGTCTGAAACGAGCGTTTTATTCCCGCATTTTTTGTTCGGTGTTGTAaaatgagggggaaaaaaaaaaaaaagaaaacgtagaTCGGTTCTAAGGTATAAGGCGAGGATCTCGACACGCGACGCTGGCCGTTGTTATAGGAACTGCGTAAGAACGCACGCTGCGAATTGGTGTAATAGTTTGTGAAAATATTACgcagtaaaaaagaaagaaagaaaaaaaagaaaaaaaactacgtcTTCGGATTTATATTTACGTAATATCGCGGTGTGTTCGTTGTATGGAAATCTTTGTTATTTTCCCAAGAATATatattccgtttttttattctctattttcaaatcgaatcGCCACTCGTTGAAGATGCGTCGATTGATCGGAATTAGAAGGGTTTCCGCTAATTCTGATCGGTCCTATCGACGATCCTGCCGTGTCAATATTAATCGAACAATACAATTAAACTACGTTCAAATATCCGTGCGATTAACGTGTTAGGAAATAAGATAGCACGATCTATAGATCGTAGGAATATAcgcggtgcagcagcagcagcagcagcagcagcagcagcagcagcagcagaaccGGCAAGCGCGGCAGTCCGATCCTTCGTAGCTGCTCTGGTTCCCTTCACGTATCACGATCTTTGATCGCGATTGAAACCGAGTACTGCATTCACGACGTACCAACTTACTATACGTAGAACGTCGGTACGTCCGTCCCGTCCTGTTATACGGTGTAACGAATGGCGAATGGTAATACCGTGATACAAAGGAGAATTAAGGACTATATGATTGTATAACACGAGGAACAGCCATTCCCACGTTTACGTTGTATATACGAGGGTATCGCAACCGTTGCAAACGGCTGTGTTACACCCACGTGACAAAAAGCACTGTGAGACGTTTACTCAAATTCCCATATTTGTTGCTACGTCTTTATCGAACACCTTTTTAACACGTATTCGATATTAAAACTTCTGCTCGAATGCATtccgaatgaaaagaagaaaagaaaaaaaaaataacagtaataataccGTGGGAGGATATATTTGTGGGAAtacgatgatttttatttgtcgATCGTTTACGCGAAACCATCGCGATTACGCGTTCTCCGTACGTCgtgaacgattttttcaatcgtcgtcGATGCatcggtattattattaacaatagAATTTCTATGGCGGCCGTGACTCCGTAAACCAGCAACACCGTCAATATTGCGGATCTGCACTAATAGAAATTGTATGTATGTCTATGAAAtctgaaacgataaaaattgccTGCACTTATATTAGAATCAATCGTAGTTTTACGATTTCATCGTAATGATCGAACCTTGCGTCACATCCGATCCGATTGCAACGTACAAGATTGAAGTGCGCTGCATCGATTCCAcccagaggaaaaaaagaaaaaaagagaaaaactttacATGTCCATAAAGTAGGACAAATAACCCGGATGGGGTTTTcacaaaatttatttgaaataattacgaacggtATCCTGCCACGGAGAGCGCAGGCTACTCTCAAACACATTATGCAATCAATTGATTCTCCTTGAATGGAGTAAAAAgggaaaatggataaaaaacatAATTTCGGATCGGTCACGCGGAGTAGCGCATGAATTAGTCGCAAATGCGCGTTTATACCGAGTTAGATATACCAAAGGGGACGACGAGAATCGAGAATTTGCCTTTCATCGCGTTTATGAGAATTATCGCGACACCGTAAAATGCGCGTTATATTGTGCAGGTGTGCCAATCCCCCGTATTGCTTATAGCTACCGGCAAAATTGAGTCAATTGTAAACCGGAACAAGTGTGGCTGGATATACAAAGGACACACGACCGTAGCGAGTGGGGCTATAGTAAAACAGGCGTTCGTTTTGTCGCGAATAAGTTGACGTCGAGAGATCGAGAGGGACGGCAATTAAGAATTTCCTGTAACCAAAGACGTGACAGCGCGTTGATCTTGAATCCTCGTAATTCTCGACTTACGGACGTAGACGGAGTAGGTACATttttacgtgtacatatacacacggtCAGGTAGTTTACACCGTCTTATAAAGTTGATCACCGCACAGTGGTTATAGCTCGGTGTTACGAAAGCAATATGGATTACACACTTCCTCGGAGTAAGAAACGTTCAACTTTATACGCGAAGAAAGTAGATCAGCTTCGATCGTCGCTATGCGTTATAGTTATACCTCGTCCAGGAAAAAGTAAACGGTCATTTCACCGGACGCACAAGGTAACACGGTGCGAGCTcggtaaaaatttatggaataTCTACCTATCCAGCCTTTtcagataataatttatctgaGAGATTTTCCCATTATAATATCTGCGCTTCTAGGCTCGACGATCTTTCGTAATTACTTACTTCGTCTCCTGTAGCCGCGCGTTACGTGTGACGTAACCATCGGGTACGCACCTTATGTAGATATCGTTTGATATCCTGTACGTACGCTCAATGTTGCGAATCACTATTATAACAACGATGAAAAACTGCGATTAGGATGACGCTCGGAGGCATTTTACCCTTCATTTTCAAGAGTAGCTTGACTGAATCGACTCGCACCGTTTTCTACCCCATATATGCAGATGTCTACTCCGTCTACACTCGTATGCAtcgtgttattatttttctttttacagatTTATTTAGTTCAACTTCCCAGTTCCAAGTCATTATTTTCTCACGTCAATACCCACAGCGATCGCTGTGGTATATatgcgcgcacacacacacacacgtgtgtacgcgtatacagtATATGCAATATTGCAGTTTAAACACACAGCGTCCTATATTACAACACTTTTACAGTTTTACTCTCATATAGTCGGCAGCTGGTGTGTAAGAAAGTACTGATTTCGCTTGTGAACcggaaattataaaattaataaattactgCACTGGAATTCGCTACGACAGTGATAGCGATACGACTTAATAGCTACCGAGTTTCCTACGATTGCAAGATACTCGAACGTTTTTCATGCAATAATTTACGAGGTACCCGATCGCTTCCAGATCACCGTTTCATTCAATTACGTTCCAATGAAGCTACGTTTCAAAATCGCCGCGATCGCCGTACTCGCCGTCAGCCGTCGTTATCGTTATACTCGGATATTCGGTATCGgtgtaaattttcgtttttcaccgacgaattgcaaaatttgatttttttgcccCACTTTTCATCGCTGCAGCAATTACGAGCCTCGGAGTGAATGTGGTACCTCGGAATCCATGAATATATAATCGATCTTGAAACTCGCCATGTCTACCTTGTGATAACTTTTACTCGTTATGTCTCATTACTTAATTCAGGCTGATTTAGTGTAGAAAGGcttctccgattttttgtcattcgtttcttgtttttttttttttttactctcatactTCATTCACAGCAATGTTGGATAATCTCCGACAATACGCGCGATCGACGATCATTCATTTGAATCGGAATGTCTTCTTCGCTATCGCTGCAAGGTTGAAGGTAATTCGAGGATGAATCGTACTTTCTAGATAAATTTACGTGGAATTAAAATCCATTGAAGGATTCATCGCTTGTAATTTCATTCATATTGTTAAAACTCTGGTGATCCCAGCACTTCAACCGGACATGCAGATTCGATAATTTCCATTCGCTTGTTATCGATTGTCAACCAACGTCATGCCCGGCCATTGCGGGTATGAAGCTTGTTGAGGAAATTAACTGTGACAATATTTAACAATTAGTTCGCTCCAATTGAAACGATTTTCGGATCGCTTAAATCACTCGGAGTGATCGATCGTGAATTGATGTTTTACGGAAGATATTAAGATCGAGCTTCGCACTCCCTCTCGTTACCCAACGTTATGAATTATGTCGTATTATACATGAACGAAGGCAGATCAAATCGCTGCGGGCGATCGAAATTTCTAATTTATCACCGACGTTGGAAttttgcttgaaaaaaaaaaaatggagaaccaAAAAACCGCCCATCTTACGCATCCGAAACTCTCTTCGCTGCAAGGTGATTAAAAGCCAACGAAATGCAGATCGCAGAAAATCATGCTTGCGCAATCTGCTATaccttcttgttttttatttatttttttttttttctgacagaCGTTACATATCCTAacgtttttacaaaaattttcagacattCGAATGTATCTTTCGTCCGTATTTTGCAAAAGTTTTgtcgattaaaaattcaaatcgtgCGATAATATATCGCTCCAAAGAATCCAGACTGCAATAAAATATCGCCGTGGGGCGAATGAACTGTACAGCTATGAGTATAAAATCGTTGTATAATCCATAAAGAATTGAGCGACTGCAGGTGTACGTTGCGCATGCATAAAGAGatttaatataaattaattattgagtaaaaatttttacgttttttttttccccccttcgtATTTGCAGAAGATTAATGGAGAAAGGATCTTCCATCCCGTGGCAAGAAGTACTCCAAGAAGCCACCGGAGAAACCACTTTGGACGGTGACGCTCTGAGGGAATTTTTCAGACCACTGGAGGACTGGTTGAGAACGGAGAATCTCCGTACGGGAGAACTCGTCGGATGGACTTACGGTacgcaaaaagaaaattgcattCTTTCGAATCACACTCCAGACCGCTGATAGTCGATAATACAAAGTGGATCGGATCTCCCCATTCTCCGTTTCGCGTTATACATTCGTCGAAGCGAAAATATACcattggtatatgtatacatgtatctatTTACGCTTTGTTTCCCCGTAGTCCAGGCTTCTCACAACTCGGCTATACAGCATAATACACGAGTTCTCTTAGCATGCCACGAGCACCGCGGTGTCTAACTACCTGGCAAGTCTTCCTTCTAAGGAAAAGTGATTATTTGCATTAGACCGTGGTACCGGCGAAACAAACCAAAGCCAGCCAATCCACCTCCTCTATTTTGCTCTATTAATGCCCATTATTCTCACTCCTCTCTATTCGTGTACCGACTACgtgcatacgtacatacgtacgtacatttgcACGACGTTACACGTCATATTGTTCGTATATATCTGTGTCTGTATGCAAAACTTATTCTCACGATGGACATCCCACATGATGGAGGAGAATTAATGTACCGACTCACAGTTTattgtgaataaaataaatcaccgCTCGTTATATTATGGTGCAAGATCGAATTGCGCACGGCTCACGTTTATTAGTTGACACTTCGGGGTTCAACGAAGTGAATAGCACCGTAATTTGTATTTTGTTACAAAACAACGCGCTaatgaaaatcaataatttttctctcatcgtttttttttttcgcagacgGGGACTACTGCAAACGGAGCATCGAAACGGCAGGACTACAAGTGTACGGAAGTGGATTCTACAATTCAGCTTTTACCTATAGAGGCCCAACTGCGATTTTGCTCACGTTAATCTCTCTCATCTCCGCATCATCGAGGATCGTCGAATACTTTTTATAAATAGTAGTacattaatgataataataatgatataacATCATCGAGGATTTATTTCACTTTGCAATTAGAAGCACCGCTGCCATTTCATTGACGACGGTAGAGCAGTAGACGCTAATTTTGTtaaacggagagaaagaagacgggaaaaaatgatggaaagaaagaaaaagctcACACCTATCGTTCACGTG from Athalia rosae chromosome 1, iyAthRosa1.1, whole genome shotgun sequence carries:
- the LOC105683638 gene encoding proline-rich protein 4-like, whose amino-acid sequence is MKSLLFVVLLGLAVAAYAEEAKEAKEAKEAETKSVESSKKQEKRGIFGDGYGYSYGAGSYDIGGGHGGGLSIGSLSHDGGYGGGHGGHGGIGGYSSGGYGDSYGGGYGGGYGGGYGGGYGGDEHHHKTVTIVKKIAVPYPVEKHIPYPVEKQVPYPVKVPVPQPYPVEKQVPYPVKVLVKVPVHIPQPYPVEKKVPYPVHVPVDRPYPVKVLVPQPYPVEKHIPYPVKVPVPQPYPVEKQVPYPVKVPVHVPQPYPVEKLVPYPVKVHVDRPYPVHVPKPYPVTVEKHVPYPVEKPVPYAVKVPVDRPYPVQVEKHVPYPVKIHVPQPYPVEKHVPYPVEKPVPYAVKVPVDRPYPVHVEKHVPYPVEKHVPYPVKVPVPVPVHTDHGSYDHGSDGGYGYGDGGYGSSYGYHH